From Strix aluco isolate bStrAlu1 chromosome 33, bStrAlu1.hap1, whole genome shotgun sequence:
ggctgcaccccaaaATCTgtacacctcccccccccccgggaggacTTGGTGCCCCCAGATTGCCCCAACACCCCCCGGCACCCCAAAACCAGCCATAAGCCATCCCAGCACACAGCTGGGGTAGCGACCCACCAACTGCCCTGaatccccccccgagcccccaaacctgccctatagccctgccagcaccccaaAATCAGCCCTAAagccccccatccctgtcccaatgcctcccagcaccccagccccccccaaatCTGCCCCTGTCCCCCCTCACTGACGTGCCCAGCTGTGACGGGTTGCTGcgcagctgctccagcagccgcCGGTACTCGGGGTCCCCCAGCAGCGCCTGGGTTCGGGGGTCCCCCTCCAGCCGCCCGTACAGGTCCGGCACACTGAAGGGGTTCAGCAGCTTCCGCTCTGGGTGGGGGGCAAGGAGGGGTGTCAGGAACCTCCCCAAACCCCCTTGTACCCCCCTTGGGGACCCCAGTCCCTCTCAGGAACCCCAAAACTGCTCACCAGGAAACCCCCCGCCCCACTCTGGCACCCCTAAACCTCTCTGCACCCCCTCCCAGGACTCCAAACCCCCCGAGAGCCCCCTAAAACCTCTCAGGGCCCCCCAAGCAGCCCCACCAGCCGTGCCTCCACCCTCTGCAGCCCCtccatctccttcagcaccccATTTCCCAGCTGCAAACCCCCTCAGCACCCTGTTCCCCCCAGTCAGCTCCCGCACCTATCAACCGTGCCTccgcccccccagcaccctctccCTGGCCCCAGaaccccccaaatccctcccGGGCTGCCCCATGCGCACCAGCCATGCCTCCACCCTCTGCAGCCTCTCCACCCTCTTCGGCACCCCCTTTCCCAGGCCCAACCCGCGCCCTGCCCTCCTAGCTCCCCAGATCCCCCCCGTACCTGCCAGCCGCGCCTCCacccccctcagcccctcctTCAGCTGCGCGTTGCCTGGTTCATGCTTCAGCCCCTCCTCGTACGCCGCCTTGGCCTCCTCGAAGCGATGCAGGAACTCCAGCGCCGCCGCCTTGCGCGAGTATCCCTGGGGCGGGGGGACGCAAGGTGAgcgccccggggctgccgcagCCGGGGGCACCCCGGGGGCTCCCCCCACCCACCTTGGCCCAGTCCGGGCGCAACTCGAGGGTGCGGCAGGCGTCGGCCAGGGCGCGGGCGTAGTCGCCCTGACGGGCGTAGGCGGCCGAGCGGTTGCTGAAGAGAACGTGGTTGCGGCCGTCCAGGGCGATGGCGGCCGTGTAATGGCGCAGGGCCCCCCCCACGTCCCCCGCCGCCAGCGCCCGGTTCCCCCGCTCCTTCAGCTCCTGTGCCTGCAcagggggtgaggaggaggagggggggggtgaggaagggcaggggagaaaggcagaaggaagatgcagggccacgaggaggaggaaggtgtgaAGAAGAGGAGGCGCACGAGAAGAAGGAAGATGCGAGAGAGGAAGGGCCACGAGGAAGGCGGAGGGGCACAAGGAGAAAGgcacgaggaagagagaggaggaaggaaaaagagaaggggtgcaaggaaaagaaaagtgtGAGGAATGGGAGGCTCAAGGAAGgggtgtgaggaagaggaggggcaTGAAGAAAGGAGGGGTTGGGAACACGAGAGAGAGTGAGTAAAGGGCAAAAAAGAGGAGTGAACAcaaggaaaaggaggggagaaaagtgggaggaagatgaagggccacgaggaggaggaaggtgcaaTGAAGAGGAGAAGAAGGCAGGGGAGCACAAAGAGGAAGATGCAAGTAAGAAGAAGGTGTAGGAGGAGAAACAGGTGGGAAACATGAAGGAGCATGAGAAACAGTAAAGTTTGATGAAGAGGAGAAGCATGAGAAAGGTGGGGGGCCACGAGGAGGAGCACGAGCATTAGAGGTCAGGGCAATAAGGAGGGTGCGAGGAAGATGTGAGGCATGAGGAGAGCAAGGGACCGCAAATAGGGAAAGAGGCACAAGGAGGAGTACGGCGGCAGTAAAGTGAAGCAGCACAAGAGGGATGAAGGTGCGAGTAAGAGGAGGGTGGGGGGCACATGGTGGGATGAAAAAGAGAACAggccagagaaggaaaaaggggggcGTGAAAAGGAGAACGTGAGGAAGATGAAGTGGGGCCCCAGGGAGCCCCAACCCCCTCAAggccccccccgccctgctccaGGACCCCAAACCCCCTCAGACCCCCCCCGCCGGGGGCTCCACCTCCCCTCGGGCCCCTCAAGGCTCCCCCAACCCCTGAAGGGCCCCCAGACCCGCCAGAccctccccccccatcccctcagagcccctccagccccgctccGTCACCCCAAACCCCCTCAGGACTCTCCGAGACACCACAGCGGCCCCCCTGGACCCGGctctccacctccctgcaggaCCTCCAGCCCCCGCGACCCCTCAGAGACCCCCAGGCCCCTCGAAATCACCCAGATCCCCTCAGGGACTCCCGCGATCCCCTCTCAGggccccccccagctctgctccggGACCGCAACCCCCCTCAGggcctccccgccgcctcccccggcccctccccgggTCCGCAAACCCCCAAAGGGGAGGCCACAGTCCTCTcggagcccccccagacccctccgGGACCCCCAGgacccgccggcccccgcccacCTCCTCCATggcggcccagcccggccctgctccgctccgctcccgccgctAACGCGCCGCCTTCTGGAAGCTGCTAGAAGCCtcgcgccccgcccgcccgcgcctcATTGGCCGCCggtcccgcccgcccgcccccgcgggcACGTCCATTGGTCGCCGGCTGCGATCCCGCCTTCCCATTGGCCGCCGGGGGAAAGCGGTCCCAGCCTCCCTCCagccccgcctccccgccggAAGCCGCCGGCAGCGCCCGCCTCTGCGCGCCCATTGGCCGCGACGGCCGGCGCTGGCCGCTCATTGGCGGGAGCGCTGTCTCCCTTCTGGAATTTTCCACCTCTCCCATTGGCTGCGAGTGGTGCCAATcacagcggggggggggcggaatgCAGAAGAGAGTGCGCCCCCTGTCGGCCCGGAGGCCTCGCTGCCACACGTGTCCCCCGGGCGGCGAGGGGCGGAGCTTGCACCAGGGGGCGGAGCTTGCACAGGGACCCTGAGACCTTCGGgagggggtcgggggggggggcagggggctcGGATCGCTCCCCCTCCACTCCCCCGAGTGTGTGCTGCGGGAGGGGCCAGACAACTGAGTCCCTTaggacacacacagacatatgTGACCTTGACGTGACCCCAGCGTGACCCCCCATGACCTCCCCGTCACCCCTGTAGGACCCTCCCCCCACCCGAGCCCTCCTGCGCGTCCCCGTACAAACCCTCGTGCAAGGCCCCCCGCACCGTgatccccccccttccccagcaggcCCCCCCGTGAGCCCCATGTGTCCCCGCGCGCCCCCCCGTGTCACACCCCCCGGTCCCACGGGGCGCACACCCCTCCACCCCCCGCTCGCTGCCggggggacccaggtgtccgggAAAGAGGCGCCGGTGGGAAAAGGAGCCGCTGGGtttattgggggggtgggggtggagggcgCCCCTCGGCCCTTCTGGGTTGATTTTTCCTGATTTTGGTCCTTTTCCCCCAATTCCAAcggctgggggcagggggaggggtgAAGGCACCTCAcgagggggagggggggcactttGATACGCACAGACCCGCCCCGAAGCCGcagcgggggtggggggagggcagATGCCTgggtcgtcccccccccccgacacCTGGGTCCCCCCGCACACCCCCCATGGCCCCCCCAGTCTCTTGTCCAGGCCTGGGTCTGCTCCGGGGGTCCCCGACGGCGGGGTCCTCGCTGGGGTCCCGGATGCCTGGGTCCTCTTGGAGGTCATGGGGGTCGTGGGGGTCCCAGACATCTGCGTCCTCTCCCCTAAAACCACTCCTGCCCCAAATCTGCCTTTTCTCCCCTCAAAAAGCAGCGGCGCCgaaaaaacaccttaaaaaaagccaaaatgccCCAAAAAGGGAAgtgggggaagggcaggggaacCCTCCTCCCCAAAACCCCAGGGTGATCCCCCCAAATGTCCTCAGAACAGGGGGGGTCCCCCGCCGTATCCCCAGGGGGGGTCCCCCACATGGGGGGGGCTCCCAGGAAGAAGGGACCCCCCGTCATCAGGACCCCATTCCCCCACCGCTGCCGTGGGGCACCCGCCCCCCCCGGTACCCCCGAGCGCTGAGgggggggcagcggagggggagggggcggcggtggcgggggggggaagacaGTGCGGATGCCGCCCTCTTCGGGGGGCCGCAGGGGTCTTAggggcagcccccctcccccaattttggggggcggggggggagcccccccacctcccctcctcctcctcctccaccatccCCCCAAGACCCCCAAGACCactccggccgccgccgctgctgcccccCCCGCTGCCGCTGCTGGGGGTAGCATGGGGGGGGCATCCCTTGGCGTGGGGGGTCCCGGTGACACGGGGAGGGTCTCGCCGCCGGCGCGAGCCTGGGCGCAAAGCGGGGGGGTGGCGATGCCGGGGGGGTCGAGGGCGGACAGACAGACGCGGTAAGCGGCGCGCGGCTGTAACGCCGTCACCACGTactccccccgctccccccgcaccAAGGTCTCcgtcaccgccccccccccccggccgtaACCAACTCAACCGTAAGGATgcgccggggggggccgggggccacCGGACCCTCAGAGACCCCCCGGGCGCCGCTTGGACCCACAGACCACCTGTTGACACCGGGACCCCCGGCGCCGCGGCGGCAGTGCCTGGCGCCGCCGCCATGACTCCGGGCGATGCCGCCACGGCCCCCGGTGACGCCGCCACGCCGCCCGGCGCGGCAGGGGGGTCACAGGCATCCATCTCCCCCCTCAAGTCCCCCACCGCCAGCCCCCGTAACCGCGCCGGCGCCTGGCACAGCAGCCCCTTGACCTCCAGCCCCCGCGGCGCCCGTCGGCGCAGCCAGTCCCGCAGCCAGGCCAAGTTGCAGCCGCAGAACCAGGGGTTGTTCCGCAGCCCCAGGTGGCTCAGGCTGCCCAGGTCGTCGAAGAGCCCCCGCGGCAGCGTCGTCAGGTTGTTGTCCGACAAATCCAGCCGCTCCAGCGACCGCATCCGCGCCAGGGCGCCGGCGGGGACGTGGCTGATGGCGTTGGCGGCCAGGGACAGGCGGCGAAGGCGAGCGCGGGGGAGGTTGGCCGGCGGCGCGGCCAACGCGTTTCGCCCCAGCGAGAGCTCGCTGAGGTTGACCAAGCGGCTGAAGGTGTCGTCCGCCATCCGCTGGTTGGCCAACAGGTTCCCGTCCAGCACCAAGCGCCGCAGCGCCGGCAGACCCTCGAACGCGCGGAGGGGGATGGTGTGAATCCGGTTGTCGTCCAGCCGCAGCTCCTCCAGCGCCGGCGGGAGTCCCGGCGGGACGCTGCTGAGGTGATTCCGGGACAAAAACAGCAACCGTAAGCGGCGATTTTCGGCGAAGGCGTCTTCTTCAATGCCGGCGGCCGAGACCGAGTTGTCGTCCAGGTGCAGGCGCTCCAGCAGCGGTGCCCGCGCCAGCGCCCGCCGGCACAGCCCGCGGACGTTGTTCTCCTGGAGGTGCAGCTCCCGCAGCGCCGGCGGCAAATACGCCGGCAGTTGCTCCAAGGCGTTGGCGTAGAGATACAAAACCTTCAACGCCGATAAATGGCCCAAACGCGCCGGGATGCCGGCGTCGCCGATCCGGTTGTTTTGGAGGAAGAGGGTGGTAGCGCCGGCGGGGAGACCCTCGGGAACAGCCGTCAGCCCCCGGTCATTGCAGTAGACGTGGCCGCCGGCGCAGCGGCAGACGGCGGGACAGGCGGCGACGGTGACAGTGACCACGGTGATGGCAGTGAGGATGGtcaggaggggggaggggaaagggggggtgCTCCCCCCGCGGAGGGCAGCCAGGGTGAAGGCTGTCAGGGCCCAggttgggggagggagggggaggaggaggaggaggaggagggggggagggggggccatggggggaggggggatcctgtaggggggaggggagggagtaAGGGCGGGGGGCAGGGCACCCGGGCATCTGGGTCCTGCGTCCCCCACGGGCACTGTGTATAGGGCAGggaccctccccagccccccccagctgtCCGGGTGCTGCACGACCCCCACTGACCCCATACATAGGACAGgggcccccccagcaccctccatcccccccccccctctgtcACAGGGGACCCAGGCGTATGGGCATGGTACCCCCCCAACACTATCGAcagggcagggaccccccccaagccccccccccccatggggCACCCAGGCATCTGGGCACAGGATCCCCCTACAGACCCCATATAtggggcagggcccccccccgagccctcccccagcacggggcggggggcagggccCTACCTGGgtcctctgcctgctgcctgcctgcaaccGTCCCCAGTCCTCGTGCGACGGGTCCTCGTGCGACGGGTTCTCGTGCGAGGCCGCTGCTACCGGCTCCAGTGCTCCATGGCCCCCCCCCACCGGGGGGGCCgctttggggagggaggggtcGTGAGCCAGAGGAGCCCTTGTGTGACACGAGCCCTTGTGCGCCACCCTCGTGTGACACCCGACAGGACCCAGGCGTCCGGGCctccgccctcccctcccctgggtGCTAATTACCAGCACCACTAATGAACCGCCCCTAATTAGTGCAGCTTGTTAGGGGACACCCCTGGGACCCTCATGCCCCAGGGTCGCCCTTGCGTCAGCCCCGACCTTTCACAAGGGCCTCGCACGAGGGGTCATGTGACCCATCCcccaggaggggacacaggcaTCCGGGTGATGCCCCCCAGTCTCAGCCCCCCCCCCAATTAAACACACTCCCCCGTCAGCCCGGGGCGCCTGGGTCCCCCCCAGATGCCTGGGTCCCTCCCTCcagctggagcatccctgggTGCCGAGGGGGGACGGGGGGATTTTGGAGGCTCGGGGGGGCTGGTGAGGTCAGGGGGGTCTGAGGCCCCGGGAAGGTCTCATGGAGGGGGGGGTCGCTTCCCCAGAAACCCGGATCCCCCCCGGACGCCTGGGCCCCTCCCCCcagctggagcatccctgggtacccgggggggttggggggcttggaggggttttgggggttcGGTGGGGGGTTTGGAGGAGTCGGGGGGGGTTTCATGGTGGAGGGGGGGGTCAGACCCTCGGGCGTCTgggtcccttccctcccccctcccggTTGCCTGGGTCCGCCCTGGACGCCTGAGTCCCTCTCCCTGGCTGGAGCATCCTTGGGTTCcgggggggcttggggagggcagggggggtctcatggaGAGGGGGTCAGGCCCCCCAACGCCTgggtcccttcccctccccccatcCCGGTCGCCTGGGCCCCTCCCCTTGACTGGACCATCCCTGggtaccggggcgggggggggcgggcgggggggcggtttTGGGGACTCTGGCGGGTGTCCGGGGGATTTGGGGCGCCCCGGGGGGGGGTGGTCGCTCCGGTGGTACCGGGGTGGGGGGATGGGCCCAGCACCCGGCTGCCTGGGTCCCTCCCCCGGGCTGGAGCATCACTGGgtactgggggtgggggggatggggaTGCAGGGGGGGATGGGGAGGCGGTttcggggggtcccggggggtgggggtgggtcgAGGGGGGAAGAGGGGCCCTTACCGGGGTCGGTACCGGCCGGCGCGGTCGGGCCcggtgctggcggcggcggctgcgggcgtGGGaaggcggcggagggggggggggagcgccgCCTCCCGGTGCGCGGGGACCCGGGAGTGCGGGGGGACCCAGgcgcccgggggggcgggggggggtaaaTGCGGAGGAGGGAGCGGATTCCGGAGCGGTGTAAATCCGGAGGGAGGTCGCGGCTAAGAGCCCCCTCCCCGCCAGGACGTCTGGGAccccgggtgggggggggggggcactcgCACGGCGCTTGCACGGGGTCTCGCCTGGGGCATCACGGGGCGCGCACGGGGGTCAATGGCGCCTTGCACGGGCGCTTGCACGAGAGCTTGCACGAGGGCTGGCTCACACGGGACACCACGGCGGTGCACAGGGGGGCCCACCGGGGCTGGTGCCGGCAGGGGGAGGCCGGGGAGCGTGGGGGAGGCCCTCGTGCCCCCCTcgtgcccccccatgtccccagatGTGCTGCACACGGGGACACCCCATTGCACGGGCACAGCCTTGCACGAGGACTGGGCTTGAATGAAAACGGGGGCACCCATCGCACTGGGATGGCCCTTGCACGGGGACCCCCTCACATGAGGTGTCccactccacccccccccccccgccctgtggGTCCCTGTGAGCGCCTTCGGCAAGTGGTGGAGGGGGAcaatggggggtttggggggaacAGGGGGAATTTTGGGGCCCCTGGGTGTGGGTCAGGGTCCTCAGGGGCAGTTTGGGGCCCTGGGGGGGCAGTTGTGGGTCGGGGGGGGTGTCCCAGGACGTGCTGCACACGCACGTGGCAGGAGGAGTGGGTCACGCTCCGCAGCTTCctggggcaggatgaggccccgGCCCACCGGctgctgcgcccccc
This genomic window contains:
- the LOC141916958 gene encoding LOW QUALITY PROTEIN: leucine-rich repeat transmembrane protein FLRT1-like (The sequence of the model RefSeq protein was modified relative to this genomic sequence to represent the inferred CDS: inserted 2 bases in 1 codon) codes for the protein MGAPVFIQAQSSCKAVPVQWGVPVCSTSGDMGGHEGGTRASPTLPGLPLPAPAPVGPPVHRRGVPRDPVQAPCECPPPPTRGPRRPGGEGALSRDLPPDLHRSGIRSLLRIYPPPPPRAPGSPRTPGSPRTGRRRSPPPSAAFPRPQPPPPAPGPTAPAGTDPAAPPVGGGHGALEPVAAASHENPSHEDPSHEDWGRLQAAFTLAALRGGSTPPFPSPLLTILTAITVVTVTVAACPAVCRCAGGHVYCNDRGLTAVPEGLPAGATTLFLQNNRIGDAGIPARLGHLSALKVLYLYANALEQLPAYLPPALRELHLQENNVRGLCRRALARAPLLERLHLDDNSVSAAGIEEDAFAENRRLRLLFLSRNHLSSVPPGLPPALEELRLDDNRIHTIPLRAFEGLPALRRLVLDGNLLANQRMADDTFSRLVNLSELSLGRNALAAPPANLPRARLRRLSLAANAISHVPAGALARMRSLERLDLSDNNLTTLPRGLFDDLGSLSHLGLRNNPWFCGCNLAWLRDWLRRRAPRGLEVKGLLCQAPARLRGLAVGDLRGEMDACDPPAAPGGVAASPGAVAASPGVMAAAPGTAAAAPGVPVSTGGLWVQAAPGGSLRVRWPPAPPGASLRLSWLRPGGXGAVTETLVRGERGEYVVTALQPRAAYRVCLSALDPPGIATPPLCAQARAGGETLPVSPGPPTPRDAPPMLPPAAAAGGAAAAAAGVVLGVLGGWWRRRRRGGGGAPPPPPKIGGGGLPLRPLRPPEEGGIRTVFPPPPPPPPPPPLPPPQRSGVPGGAGAPRQRWGNGVLMTGGPFFLGAPPMCFFGAAAF